In Paenibacillus phoenicis, one genomic interval encodes:
- the priA gene encoding primosomal protein N' — protein sequence MTYRMAKVIVDVPSRETDRPFDYLIPESMAGWIEVGSRVGVPFGRRTVQGFVVSLHEQPEMDPARMKPIQELLDMMPPLPPDLVELAEWMSRKYACSLIAALQAMIPAALKGKTERYIRVADDAAEEGALTGADGRAEGENHAFTFPHLLTPEEEEILRFVRASDTVTMNQLGAKYPEAAGLIKDMLARGVLTESQAIKDKVRKKTVKTVAAAVSGQAAQEALASFGPQARRQKEVLQYLLEVGLPQSLQDVLSTLQVTAGTVKKLAEKGFAVIEDVEVFRDPYQGRRFQRSEPLPRTPEQELVYRRLAETLDAQRHEVFLLHGVTGSGKTEVYLQTIERCIDSGRQAIVLVPEISLTPQMVERFKGRFGAKVAVLHSRLSTGERYDEWRKIREGRVEVAIGARSAIFAPFSRLGLIVMDEEHETSYKQEETPKYHARDVAVRRARQHGAAVILGSATPSLESYHAARSGGGEFGEFAPILLEMKQRPAGSRLPGVQIVDMREELKEGNRSMFSRALHQGIAARLERGEQTVLLLNRRGYSTFVMCRTCGYVASCPNCDISLTYHQKSNNLRCHYCGYAEAAPSVCPECGSEHIRYFGTGTQRVEGELAKLFPGIRVIRMDVDTTSEKGAHEKLLQAFREKKGDVLLGTQMVAKGLDFPDVTLVGVIAADTALNFPDFRSAEKTFQLLTQVAGRAGRHQLPGEVFIQSYMPEHYSIVHASGHDYLSFVREELKTRKTMHYPPYSRLILVTLSHEKLPLLLRMAENFAGDLRAKAQRQGWFGSLDRFVPAALDILGPVASPIPRIKNRYRIQCMVKYRGDLDAVSLVQETAAATLDQWRDALLQISIDVDPQMLM from the coding sequence ATGACCTACCGTATGGCCAAAGTGATTGTTGATGTGCCGAGCCGGGAAACCGACCGGCCTTTTGACTATTTAATCCCTGAATCGATGGCCGGCTGGATCGAGGTGGGTAGCCGGGTAGGTGTTCCGTTCGGGCGCCGTACGGTTCAGGGCTTTGTCGTGTCCTTACATGAGCAGCCGGAGATGGACCCGGCGCGGATGAAGCCGATTCAGGAATTGCTTGACATGATGCCGCCGCTGCCGCCGGACCTGGTGGAATTGGCGGAGTGGATGAGCCGCAAATATGCCTGCAGTCTGATTGCAGCGCTGCAAGCGATGATTCCAGCGGCACTGAAGGGCAAGACCGAGCGGTATATTCGTGTGGCGGATGACGCAGCTGAAGAAGGGGCATTGACCGGGGCGGATGGACGGGCAGAAGGCGAAAACCATGCCTTTACGTTCCCACATTTGCTCACGCCTGAGGAAGAGGAAATTTTACGTTTCGTCCGGGCCTCCGATACCGTCACGATGAATCAGCTTGGGGCTAAATATCCGGAGGCTGCCGGCCTCATCAAAGATATGCTGGCCCGGGGCGTGCTGACGGAAAGCCAGGCGATCAAGGACAAGGTGCGCAAGAAGACGGTCAAAACCGTTGCTGCCGCTGTCAGCGGTCAGGCGGCGCAGGAGGCGCTCGCGTCGTTTGGCCCGCAGGCGCGCCGGCAAAAGGAAGTGCTGCAATACTTGCTGGAGGTTGGGTTGCCGCAGTCGCTTCAAGATGTCCTGTCGACGCTGCAGGTGACCGCCGGTACCGTGAAGAAGCTGGCGGAGAAGGGCTTTGCCGTCATCGAGGATGTCGAGGTGTTCCGCGATCCATACCAAGGCCGGCGCTTCCAACGCAGCGAGCCGCTGCCGCGCACGCCTGAGCAGGAGCTGGTGTACCGCCGTCTCGCGGAAACGCTGGACGCCCAGCGGCATGAAGTGTTCTTGCTGCACGGCGTGACGGGCAGCGGCAAAACCGAGGTGTACTTGCAGACGATCGAACGCTGCATCGATTCGGGTCGTCAGGCGATCGTGCTCGTGCCGGAAATTTCGCTGACCCCGCAAATGGTTGAACGGTTTAAGGGGCGCTTTGGCGCGAAGGTGGCGGTACTGCACAGCCGCCTGTCCACCGGCGAACGGTACGACGAATGGCGCAAAATCCGCGAAGGCCGCGTGGAAGTGGCGATTGGCGCGCGCTCGGCCATCTTCGCCCCGTTCAGCCGGCTTGGTCTGATTGTGATGGACGAAGAGCATGAAACCTCCTACAAGCAGGAGGAAACGCCAAAATACCATGCCCGCGATGTGGCGGTGAGACGGGCCCGCCAGCATGGGGCCGCCGTGATTCTAGGTTCGGCCACGCCGTCGCTGGAAAGCTACCACGCGGCGCGTTCCGGAGGCGGCGAGTTCGGGGAGTTTGCCCCGATCCTGCTGGAGATGAAGCAGCGTCCGGCTGGCAGCCGGCTGCCCGGCGTTCAGATCGTCGATATGCGCGAGGAGCTGAAGGAAGGCAACCGCTCGATGTTCAGCCGCGCGCTGCATCAAGGCATTGCCGCCCGCCTGGAGCGCGGCGAGCAAACCGTGTTGTTGCTGAACCGGCGTGGGTATTCGACGTTTGTGATGTGCCGGACCTGCGGATATGTGGCGAGTTGTCCGAATTGCGACATCTCGTTGACCTATCATCAGAAGTCAAACAACCTGCGTTGTCATTATTGCGGTTATGCGGAAGCCGCACCGTCTGTTTGCCCGGAATGCGGCAGCGAGCATATCCGTTATTTCGGTACTGGAACCCAGCGGGTGGAAGGGGAGCTGGCCAAGCTGTTTCCTGGCATTCGCGTTATTCGCATGGACGTTGACACGACTAGCGAAAAAGGCGCCCATGAGAAGCTGTTGCAGGCGTTCCGCGAGAAAAAAGGCGATGTACTGCTAGGCACGCAGATGGTAGCAAAGGGGCTGGATTTTCCTGACGTGACGCTGGTTGGCGTAATCGCGGCGGATACGGCGCTGAATTTCCCGGATTTCCGTTCGGCGGAGAAAACGTTCCAGCTGCTCACGCAGGTTGCCGGCCGCGCAGGGCGGCACCAGCTGCCCGGAGAGGTATTTATCCAGTCTTACATGCCGGAGCATTATTCGATCGTACACGCCAGCGGCCACGATTATTTATCGTTTGTCCGCGAGGAGCTGAAGACGCGTAAGACGATGCATTATCCGCCGTACAGCCGGCTGATCCTGGTTACGCTGTCGCATGAGAAGCTGCCGCTGCTGCTGCGGATGGCTGAGAATTTTGCCGGCGACCTGCGGGCGAAAGCCCAGCGCCAGGGATGGTTCGGCAGCCTGGACCGGTTCGTGCCGGCGGCGCTGGACATTCTTGGCCCGGTAGCTTCGCCGATCCCGCGTATCAAGAACCGCTATCGGATCCAGTGCATGGTGAAATACCGCGGCGACCTTGATGCGGTGAGCCTGGTCCAGGAGACAGCAGCGGCGACGCTGGACCAATGGCGCGATGCATTGCTTCAGATCAGTATCGATGTCGATCCGCAAATGCTGATGTAA
- the rpoZ gene encoding DNA-directed RNA polymerase subunit omega, with protein sequence MLYPSIDKMLGKVGSKYSLVVAASRRARQLREGEKSELKQPKSHKPVGIALEEIYGDYIKLKQDDVVSEEINKD encoded by the coding sequence ATGCTGTATCCATCGATTGACAAGATGCTTGGAAAAGTCGGCAGCAAATACTCTTTGGTTGTTGCGGCTTCCCGGCGCGCGAGACAGCTGCGCGAAGGCGAGAAGAGCGAACTGAAGCAACCGAAGTCGCACAAGCCAGTGGGCATTGCCCTCGAAGAGATCTACGGGGACTACATTAAGCTGAAACAAGATGACGTAGTGTCGGAAGAGATCAACAAAGACTAA
- the def gene encoding peptide deformylase produces MAIRIIVKEPDEVLHQVAKEVKKITPNIQKLLTDMADTMYDAEGVGLAAPQIGILKRVIVVDVGDEHGLIELINPEIVSKEGEQFGPEGCLSIPGYRGDVRRAMTVTVKGLDRNGNEVTYTGSELLARAFQHEIDHLNGVLYTDIAERVYEITPEGEEKE; encoded by the coding sequence ATGGCGATTCGGATTATTGTTAAGGAACCGGATGAAGTGCTACATCAGGTAGCTAAAGAAGTGAAGAAGATTACGCCTAATATTCAAAAACTGTTGACGGATATGGCGGATACGATGTACGACGCGGAGGGCGTAGGTCTGGCTGCACCGCAAATCGGCATCCTCAAGCGGGTGATCGTGGTTGATGTCGGCGATGAGCACGGGCTGATTGAGCTGATCAATCCCGAGATCGTGTCCAAGGAAGGCGAGCAATTCGGACCGGAAGGCTGCCTCAGCATTCCGGGGTATCGCGGAGATGTTCGCCGTGCCATGACCGTCACCGTCAAAGGGCTGGACCGCAATGGCAACGAAGTGACTTATACGGGCTCCGAGCTGCTGGCGCGCGCGTTCCAGCATGAAATCGACCATCTGAACGGCGTATTGTATACGGACATTGCGGAAAGAGTGTACGAGATTACCCCTGAGGGTGAAGAGAAGGAGTGA
- the gmk gene encoding guanylate kinase: protein MSKGLLIVLSGPSGVGKGTVCTELRKRMPELVYSVSATTRQPRAGEENGVNYFFKTREQFQEMIENDQLLEYAEYVGNFYGTPRDFVEETLAGGKDIILEIEVQGALKVKEKFPEGVFVFLLPPSLDELKGRIQGRGTENQATIDHRMSVAAHEIGLMENYDYAVVNDEIDLACQRIQSIIIAEHCRIRKSC, encoded by the coding sequence ATGTCTAAAGGGTTACTTATCGTATTATCCGGACCGTCTGGCGTTGGCAAAGGAACAGTATGCACTGAGCTGCGCAAGCGGATGCCGGAGCTGGTTTATTCCGTCTCGGCCACCACACGGCAACCCCGGGCGGGGGAAGAGAACGGCGTCAATTATTTTTTCAAAACCCGTGAGCAATTCCAGGAAATGATCGAGAACGATCAGCTTCTGGAGTATGCGGAGTACGTAGGCAATTTTTACGGGACTCCCCGCGATTTCGTGGAGGAGACGCTGGCTGGCGGGAAAGATATCATTTTGGAAATCGAAGTTCAGGGGGCGCTCAAGGTTAAGGAGAAATTCCCTGAGGGCGTGTTCGTGTTCCTGCTTCCCCCGTCGCTTGATGAGTTGAAAGGCCGGATTCAAGGTCGGGGAACGGAGAACCAGGCGACGATCGATCACCGCATGAGCGTGGCGGCCCATGAGATCGGACTGATGGAGAATTATGATTACGCCGTCGTCAATGACGAGATCGATTTAGCTTGCCAGAGAATACAATCCATTATCATCGCTGAGCATTGCAGAATCCGAAAGTCGTGCTAG
- a CDS encoding Stp1/IreP family PP2C-type Ser/Thr phosphatase — protein sequence MMNCVFVSDVGRVRSVNEDCTWVDQLESGYTLAIVADGMGGHQAGDIASRMAVETITEDLGALPTGLSVEACGEELKKAILHANEAVFRKASEHVEYHSMGTTVVAGIFAGRDGVIAHIGDSRAYHFRQGQLIQLTDDHSLVNELLKNNQISAEEATVHPHRNVVTRALGTDEQVEVDMNRVSLEPGDILLLCSDGLSNYVTPEQMALTLGSEDLGLQGRADRLLQLALSAGGDDNISVALLEQHEDAGSGKKEWNS from the coding sequence ATGATGAATTGTGTTTTTGTAAGTGATGTGGGACGAGTCCGTTCCGTCAATGAGGACTGCACATGGGTGGACCAGCTGGAATCGGGATACACGCTGGCGATTGTCGCGGACGGAATGGGCGGCCATCAGGCTGGAGACATTGCCAGCCGCATGGCGGTTGAGACCATTACCGAGGATTTGGGGGCGCTGCCGACAGGATTGTCGGTGGAGGCTTGCGGGGAAGAATTGAAGAAGGCGATTCTTCACGCCAACGAAGCCGTATTCCGCAAAGCGTCAGAGCATGTGGAATACCATAGTATGGGCACCACGGTTGTCGCTGGGATCTTTGCAGGCCGCGACGGCGTAATCGCTCATATCGGCGACAGCCGGGCCTACCATTTCCGGCAGGGCCAGCTCATCCAATTGACGGATGACCACTCGCTGGTCAACGAGCTGCTCAAGAACAATCAGATCAGCGCTGAGGAGGCAACGGTGCATCCGCATCGGAATGTCGTGACCCGCGCGCTGGGAACCGATGAGCAAGTCGAGGTCGACATGAACCGGGTATCGCTGGAGCCGGGGGATATTTTGCTGCTCTGCAGCGACGGGCTCAGCAACTACGTGACACCGGAACAAATGGCTCTGACGCTTGGCTCAGAAGATCTTGGGTTACAGGGCCGGGCCGACCGATTGCTCCAGCTGGCGCTAAGCGCAGGAGGCGACGATAACATTAGCGTTGCCCTGCTGGAACAACATGAGGATGCCGGGTCGGGCAAAAAGGAGTGGAATTCATGA
- the fmt gene encoding methionyl-tRNA formyltransferase produces MNIVFMGTPAFAVPSLEGLLREGYNVVGVVTQPDRPQGRKKVLTPTPVKEAALRHGLPVLQPARMRAPEAVAEVAALQPDLIVTAAYGQILPKGVLDLPKYGCLNVHGSLLPKYRGGAPIQRAIMGGEKETGITLMYMAEGLDTGDMIAKTVVPIDDEDTSGTLFEKLSEAGARLLLEQLPLILEGKAERIPQNDAEATYAPNLTREDERIDWSATSRQIYDRVRGLVPFAGGFTTWNGEVFKVWAVAKPAEAGTSAGGAASTSEPAPGTVLELSSQGIKVKTGDGAVWLTRVQPAGKKAMEASDFIRGGVMQVGTVLS; encoded by the coding sequence ATGAATATCGTATTTATGGGGACGCCAGCGTTTGCGGTGCCTTCGCTGGAAGGACTGCTGCGCGAAGGGTACAACGTCGTAGGCGTGGTCACGCAGCCGGATCGGCCGCAGGGGCGCAAAAAAGTGCTGACGCCAACGCCGGTCAAGGAAGCCGCTTTGCGTCATGGGCTTCCCGTGCTGCAGCCGGCGCGGATGCGTGCGCCGGAGGCGGTGGCCGAGGTCGCCGCTTTGCAGCCCGATTTGATCGTCACTGCGGCGTACGGGCAAATTCTGCCGAAGGGCGTGCTGGACCTGCCGAAGTACGGCTGCCTGAACGTGCACGGCTCGCTGCTGCCGAAATACCGCGGCGGGGCACCGATCCAACGGGCGATTATGGGCGGCGAGAAAGAAACGGGCATCACCTTGATGTACATGGCCGAGGGGCTTGACACCGGCGATATGATCGCCAAGACGGTGGTGCCGATCGACGATGAGGATACGTCGGGGACGTTGTTCGAGAAGCTGAGCGAAGCCGGGGCGCGGCTGCTGCTGGAGCAGCTTCCGCTGATCCTTGAGGGTAAGGCGGAGCGGATTCCGCAGAACGATGCGGAAGCGACTTATGCACCAAATCTGACACGGGAGGATGAGCGCATCGATTGGAGCGCGACCTCGCGGCAAATTTATGATCGCGTGCGGGGGCTGGTGCCTTTTGCCGGCGGGTTTACGACTTGGAACGGTGAGGTATTTAAGGTTTGGGCGGTGGCCAAGCCTGCGGAGGCAGGAACTTCTGCGGGCGGGGCCGCGTCGACGTCTGAACCAGCGCCGGGGACGGTGCTTGAGCTTTCGTCACAGGGCATCAAAGTGAAAACCGGGGACGGCGCGGTATGGCTGACTCGGGTTCAGCCCGCAGGCAAGAAGGCGATGGAGGCCAGCGATTTCATTCGCGGCGGCGTGATGCAAGTCGGGACGGTCTTGTCATGA
- the coaBC gene encoding bifunctional phosphopantothenoylcysteine decarboxylase/phosphopantothenate--cysteine ligase CoaBC, whose translation MLTGKKVLLGVTGGIAAFKAASLCSKLVKEGAEVRVIMTQSATKFITELTMQALSKNFVYTDTFDEKHAESIAHINLADWADLVLVAPATANIIGKMAAGIADEMLSTTLLATQAPIMLAPAMNVHMYEHPAVVRNMAELTARGVMMIEPGEGLLACGYVGKGRMEEPETIVRVVKDYFAREARIAQKPLAGKKVVVTAGGTVERIDPVRYITNDSSGKMGFAIAKAAQRLGAEVVLIAGHTQVEPPVGIPVTRVQSAQDMFEAVQAAWANTDILVKAAAVADYRPKEAAVQKIKKTGDSLVLELVKNIDILETLGKQKTTQFLIGFAAETENVEQHAMDKLKRKNCDLLVANDVTVQGAGFGSETNIVNIYDASGLVRSVPQMTKDEVALQIMELAAERLAGNDR comes from the coding sequence ATGTTAACCGGCAAGAAGGTTTTATTAGGCGTGACCGGCGGCATTGCCGCGTTTAAAGCGGCATCCTTGTGCAGCAAGCTGGTGAAGGAAGGCGCGGAGGTCCGCGTCATTATGACCCAATCTGCAACCAAATTTATCACAGAGCTGACGATGCAGGCGTTATCGAAAAATTTCGTATACACCGATACCTTTGACGAAAAACACGCCGAATCCATCGCACATATTAATTTAGCGGATTGGGCTGATCTGGTGCTGGTCGCTCCGGCCACCGCAAATATCATCGGCAAAATGGCGGCGGGGATCGCAGATGAGATGCTCTCGACGACGCTGCTGGCGACCCAGGCGCCGATTATGCTGGCACCGGCGATGAATGTGCACATGTACGAGCACCCGGCGGTTGTCCGCAATATGGCGGAGCTGACGGCGCGCGGCGTCATGATGATCGAGCCCGGCGAAGGCCTCCTGGCGTGCGGATATGTCGGGAAAGGACGGATGGAGGAGCCGGAGACGATCGTCCGGGTGGTGAAGGATTATTTTGCACGGGAAGCTCGCATCGCGCAGAAGCCTTTGGCCGGCAAAAAAGTCGTCGTCACCGCGGGAGGGACCGTGGAACGAATTGACCCGGTTCGCTATATCACCAACGATTCCTCGGGAAAAATGGGCTTCGCCATCGCCAAAGCGGCGCAGCGCCTTGGTGCCGAGGTCGTGCTGATCGCTGGGCATACGCAGGTGGAGCCTCCGGTCGGCATTCCGGTTACCCGCGTACAGTCGGCTCAAGACATGTTTGAGGCGGTGCAGGCGGCATGGGCGAATACCGACATCCTCGTTAAGGCCGCCGCCGTAGCGGATTACCGGCCAAAGGAAGCGGCCGTACAGAAGATCAAAAAAACCGGGGATTCGCTTGTGCTGGAGCTCGTAAAAAACATCGATATCCTGGAGACCCTAGGCAAGCAAAAAACAACGCAGTTCCTGATCGGCTTTGCCGCCGAAACGGAAAATGTGGAGCAGCACGCCATGGATAAGCTGAAGCGCAAAAACTGCGATCTTCTGGTTGCTAACGATGTGACCGTGCAGGGAGCGGGATTTGGTTCCGAAACCAACATCGTGAACATCTACGACGCATCCGGCTTAGTTCGATCTGTGCCGCAGATGACCAAGGATGAGGTGGCGTTGCAGATTATGGAGCTGGCTGCCGAACGGTTGGCGGGAAATGACCGATGA
- the rsmB gene encoding 16S rRNA (cytosine(967)-C(5))-methyltransferase RsmB: protein MSGAGKRPGLGSGGGKGPGTGAKAAGQASRGQGSVQPSGTPSSCGRGRNQAAASARSVALQVLTAVEQEGAYSNLLLNGALQRSGLTGPDAGLATELVYGTIQRLNTIDYFLEQFVTKGLAKLAPWVRNLLRLSFYQLQYLDRIPPHAAVNEAVNLAKRKGHQGISGMVNGVLRNVLRRKEELRLPEGLDPVQRIALEHSHPEWMVALWIQQYGESAAEAICRANNEPPSVSVRVNRTKASRDEVLRLMEEQGLRASASPISPDGIVVHSGGNMALTSWYREGLISVQDESSMLVAEALDPQPGMNVLDCCAAPGGKTCHIAEIMEGRGRVLANDIHPHKAKLIEDHAKRLGLDNVDTLSGDALQLAERLKAASFDRILLDVPCSGLGVIRRKPDLKWAKKPEDVTEIAGVQRTLLDSVSGLLKPGGLLVYSTCTIEPRENAEMVASFLSRHPEFELADEPISWKERGALAAAAGRVEAGLQILPQDAHSDGFYIARLRRKLIEKD, encoded by the coding sequence ATGAGCGGCGCAGGAAAGCGGCCGGGTTTAGGCTCGGGCGGAGGCAAGGGACCTGGAACCGGTGCGAAAGCAGCTGGACAAGCCAGCCGCGGCCAGGGTTCGGTTCAGCCGTCTGGCACGCCTTCATCCTGCGGGCGGGGCCGAAATCAGGCGGCTGCGTCGGCCCGCAGCGTAGCGCTGCAGGTGCTGACCGCCGTTGAGCAGGAGGGCGCCTACAGCAATCTGCTGCTCAACGGGGCGCTGCAAAGGTCCGGATTAACCGGACCGGATGCAGGTCTTGCAACCGAGCTGGTCTACGGCACCATTCAGCGGCTTAACACGATCGATTATTTTCTCGAGCAGTTTGTGACGAAGGGGCTGGCGAAATTAGCGCCTTGGGTGCGAAATCTGCTCCGGCTCAGCTTCTATCAGCTGCAATATCTGGACCGGATCCCTCCGCATGCGGCCGTGAACGAAGCGGTGAACCTGGCGAAACGCAAGGGACATCAGGGGATTTCCGGCATGGTGAACGGCGTGCTTCGCAACGTGCTGCGCCGCAAAGAGGAGCTGCGTTTGCCGGAGGGGCTGGACCCTGTGCAGCGCATCGCCCTGGAGCATTCCCATCCGGAATGGATGGTCGCGCTCTGGATCCAGCAATACGGCGAATCTGCCGCAGAAGCGATTTGCCGTGCCAACAATGAGCCGCCTTCGGTCAGCGTTCGGGTTAATCGCACGAAAGCGAGCCGGGACGAGGTGCTGCGCCTCATGGAAGAGCAAGGGCTGCGAGCCTCGGCCTCGCCGATCTCGCCGGACGGCATTGTGGTCCACAGCGGCGGCAATATGGCGCTGACCTCCTGGTACCGGGAAGGCTTGATTTCCGTACAGGACGAAAGCTCTATGCTCGTTGCCGAAGCGTTGGATCCGCAGCCGGGGATGAATGTACTGGACTGCTGCGCTGCGCCCGGCGGCAAGACATGCCATATCGCTGAGATCATGGAGGGCCGCGGCCGGGTGCTGGCGAACGACATCCATCCGCACAAGGCGAAGCTGATCGAGGACCATGCCAAGCGGCTAGGGCTGGACAACGTGGATACGTTATCGGGCGACGCCCTGCAACTCGCGGAGCGGCTGAAGGCAGCTTCCTTCGACCGGATTTTGCTGGACGTTCCTTGTTCCGGACTTGGCGTGATCCGCCGCAAGCCGGATTTGAAGTGGGCGAAGAAGCCGGAGGACGTGACGGAGATCGCCGGCGTCCAGCGGACTTTGCTCGACTCGGTGAGCGGGCTGCTGAAGCCGGGCGGCTTGCTCGTCTACAGCACTTGCACGATTGAACCGCGCGAAAATGCCGAGATGGTCGCCTCCTTCCTGAGCCGCCATCCGGAATTCGAGCTGGCGGATGAGCCGATCAGCTGGAAGGAGCGCGGTGCTTTGGCAGCTGCCGCTGGGCGGGTCGAGGCTGGGCTGCAGATTTTGCCTCAGGACGCCCATTCGGACGGATTTTATATTGCTCGACTCCGCAGGAAGTTGATAGAGAAGGATTGA
- the rlmN gene encoding 23S rRNA (adenine(2503)-C(2))-methyltransferase RlmN, which yields MKPFIYDYTLEELQEWAVSQGEPAFRGGQIFDWLYVKRVSSFDEMTNLSKALRQKLADEFAFVTLQEITKLESKDGTVKFLFGLHDDHAIETVIMKHNYGNSICVTTQVGCKVGCTFCASTLGGLKRNLTPGEIVAQVVQAQKILDAKGERVSSIVIMGTGEPFENYDATMKFLRIMIHEKGLNIGQRHITVSTSGIVPNIYRFADENTQINLAISIHAPNDALRSKLMPVNRRFPFDDVMEALRYYIAKTGRRITFEYALIGGVNDQPEHAEELADVIKDMLCHVNLIPVNYVPERKYVRTSRNDIFKFQRILADKGINVTIRREQGHDIAAACGQLRAKHMESGAR from the coding sequence ATGAAACCTTTTATATATGATTATACGTTGGAAGAATTACAGGAATGGGCCGTATCGCAGGGAGAACCTGCGTTTCGCGGCGGACAGATCTTCGATTGGCTGTACGTGAAACGCGTCAGCTCCTTCGATGAGATGACCAACCTGTCCAAGGCGCTTCGGCAGAAGCTGGCTGACGAATTTGCGTTCGTTACGCTGCAGGAGATTACGAAGCTGGAATCCAAGGACGGAACGGTGAAGTTCCTGTTCGGGCTGCATGATGATCATGCTATTGAAACGGTCATTATGAAGCATAACTACGGCAACAGCATCTGCGTGACCACCCAGGTCGGCTGCAAGGTCGGCTGTACGTTTTGTGCCTCGACATTAGGGGGGCTGAAGCGGAATCTGACGCCGGGAGAAATCGTCGCCCAGGTCGTGCAGGCGCAAAAGATTCTGGACGCCAAAGGCGAACGCGTCAGCAGCATCGTGATCATGGGGACCGGCGAGCCATTTGAAAACTATGATGCCACGATGAAATTTTTACGGATTATGATCCATGAAAAGGGCTTGAACATCGGACAACGGCATATTACTGTATCAACGAGCGGGATTGTCCCGAACATTTACCGGTTTGCGGACGAGAACACGCAAATTAACTTGGCGATCTCGATCCATGCGCCAAATGATGCGCTCCGCTCGAAGTTGATGCCGGTCAACCGGCGCTTTCCGTTTGACGACGTGATGGAGGCGCTCCGCTACTACATCGCCAAAACCGGCCGCCGCATTACGTTCGAGTACGCGCTGATCGGCGGGGTGAATGACCAGCCGGAGCATGCGGAGGAACTGGCCGACGTGATCAAGGATATGCTTTGCCACGTCAATTTGATTCCGGTCAACTATGTGCCGGAGCGCAAATACGTGAGAACGTCGCGTAACGATATTTTTAAGTTTCAGCGCATACTGGCGGATAAAGGCATCAATGTGACGATCCGCCGGGAGCAAGGCCATGATATTGCCGCTGCCTGCGGACAACTGCGGGCGAAGCACATGGAGTCTGGTGCGAGGTGA
- the remA gene encoding extracellular matrix/biofilm regulator RemA → MAIKLINIGFGNIVSANRIISIVSPESAPIKRIIQEARDRHMLIDATYGRRTRAVIITDSDHVILSAVQPETVAHRLSTKEEDNDE, encoded by the coding sequence ATGGCAATTAAACTTATTAACATCGGCTTCGGTAATATCGTATCGGCCAACCGGATCATATCGATCGTCAGCCCCGAGTCTGCGCCGATCAAGCGGATCATTCAGGAGGCGAGAGATCGCCACATGCTGATCGATGCTACATACGGGCGGCGTACGCGCGCGGTGATCATCACGGACAGCGATCATGTGATATTATCGGCGGTACAGCCAGAGACCGTCGCTCATCGTTTGTCCACCAAGGAAGAAGACAACGACGAATAA
- a CDS encoding YicC/YloC family endoribonuclease: MSHSMTGYGGAVRSYGGYVVQFEIKSVNHRYAEVVLRMPREWTCYEDGLRRLVQRHIKRGRIDVYISKERDESGTLPYVLNRPVVEAYLKAAGELAKHYGVDAKLSARDLLSLPDALTTPEEAAPAGSADPGWEQVLTEGLEEALIGLLGMREREGKHLAADLGERLQRLEAIHGEMVRLAPEVVKEYRSRLKNRLAELLEGNYDEQRFAMEVAVFADRSNIDEELIRLKSHFEQCRSLLQAYEPVGRKLDFLIQEMNRETNTIGSKANHLALVNLVVELKAELEKIREQAANLE, translated from the coding sequence ATGTCGCACAGTATGACTGGGTACGGTGGGGCCGTCAGATCGTATGGCGGTTACGTCGTCCAATTTGAAATCAAGTCCGTCAACCATCGGTATGCTGAGGTTGTTCTGCGGATGCCGCGGGAATGGACGTGCTACGAAGACGGACTAAGGCGCCTGGTTCAGCGCCATATCAAACGGGGACGCATTGATGTATACATCAGTAAAGAACGCGATGAATCCGGCACCCTTCCTTACGTATTAAACCGTCCGGTCGTCGAAGCGTACCTAAAGGCAGCGGGTGAGCTCGCCAAGCACTATGGTGTCGACGCGAAGCTAAGCGCCAGAGATTTGCTATCCCTGCCGGATGCCTTGACGACGCCCGAGGAAGCAGCCCCGGCCGGCAGTGCTGATCCCGGATGGGAACAGGTGCTGACCGAAGGCTTGGAGGAAGCGCTGATTGGGCTTTTAGGTATGCGGGAACGGGAAGGGAAGCATTTGGCCGCCGATTTGGGTGAGCGACTGCAGCGGCTGGAAGCGATCCACGGCGAAATGGTTCGGTTGGCTCCGGAAGTCGTGAAAGAGTACCGGAGCCGTCTGAAAAATCGGCTAGCCGAACTGTTAGAGGGGAACTACGACGAGCAGCGATTTGCGATGGAAGTGGCCGTGTTTGCGGACCGGTCTAACATCGATGAGGAGCTGATTCGGCTGAAGAGCCACTTCGAACAGTGCCGCAGTCTGCTTCAAGCTTATGAACCGGTAGGGCGCAAGCTGGATTTTCTCATACAGGAAATGAACCGGGAAACCAATACGATTGGATCTAAAGCCAATCATTTGGCTCTAGTCAACCTGGTTGTCGAGTTGAAGGCCGAGTTAGAGAAGATCCGCGAGCAGGCGGCGAATCTCGAGTAA